Part of the Paramagnetospirillum magnetotacticum MS-1 genome, ATAACGATAGGCCGAGCGCTGGCGGAACGGCCCGGCATAGGTGTAGCCCAACACCTCGCCCTCCTCCACCGCCACCAGGAACGGCAAACCGCGCGCCTCGACGGCGGCGCGGCGGGCCTTCATTTCCTCGACGGAGGGCACATCTTCCTCGAAGGATGCGGCCGAGCGCGTGACATAAAAGGAATAGATGGCCTGCACCGCCGCCATGTCGTCATCGGTGGCGTCGCGGATCTGGACGGACAGTGGAGTACCCGAACGGCTCATTTGCGCCCGAACTCCTGGGCGGCTGCCGCCAGGGCCGACGCCACCCGCGAGATGTCGGCCTGGACCTTGGCGAAGTCGGGACCGTGGCAGTGCTGGGCCTCGTCCATGTACAAACCCCGGTTGATCTCGATCTGCAAGGCATGGCTGCCCTGGCGCGGTTGACCGTAATGCCGGGTGGTGAACCCCCCGGCATAGGGGGCATTGCGCACCACCCGATAGCCCAGATGCGAGAATGTATCCTCGGCCACCTGGGTGAAGACCGGCGAGCAGGCGGCCGAAAAGCAATCCCCCAGCACCACATCCACGCGGCTCAGGCCGGAATCGCGGTCCATGGGGCCGCCCACCGACGGCATGGAATGGCAATCCACCAGCAAGGACCAGCCGAAGGCCCGGCGCGCGATCTCCACCAGATCCTTCAAGCGGCGATGATAGGGACGGTAGCAGCGGGCGATGCGGCGCTCCGCCTCGGCCACCGGCAACCGCCCGGCATAGATCTCAGCCCCGCTGGCCACCACGCGGGCAATGGTCCCCAGCCCGGCCAGAACCCGTGGGCTGCGGGTATTGGCATGATCGGGCAGATCGCCCGAAAACATGGCGGGGTCCAATTCATAGGGTTCGCGGTTGGGATCGCAATAGGCCCGTGGGAACAAGGCGCTGATCAGCGGCGCCCCCAGATCGACCACGCCCGCATACAACTCGTCCACGAAGCTGTCCTCGGACCGGCGCAGCATGCGGGCGTCCAGGCGGGACGCCGCCACGAATTCGGCGGGATAGTCCCGCCCGGAATGGGGCGAGGCGAAGACGAGCGGCACCAATAGCCGGGGCGGCTCGACCACCCTCAACACGGCGGCATCGTCATTCATCATCTCGGCGGGCATGGCTTCCATGGTCTGCCCGTCCTTCTTAGCAAATCGCCCGGCCCGTGTCATACCCTGCTCCAGGAATTCGGCGACTTTCCGCCCTGAGCATTTTCTATTGTGCAGGCATTTCAGAAGGGCTTGCAATGCCCGAAGAACGACGCTAAAAGAACGTCCCTCGGCCGGGCCCAAGCGAACGGGACGGCGGAGGATAAGGGCGGTTAGCTCAGCGGTAGAGCACTGTGTTGACATCGCAGGGGTCACAAGTTCAATCCTTGTACCGCCCACCATCGAAGGCCTCAGGGAAACCTGGGGCCTTCGTCCGTTTCAGCCCCCCGCCGCCGTCAACCTTGCCTTAATCAATCAATGTCATGATGTGATTCTCATTATCA contains:
- a CDS encoding N-formylglutamate amidohydrolase, which produces MEAMPAEMMNDDAAVLRVVEPPRLLVPLVFASPHSGRDYPAEFVAASRLDARMLRRSEDSFVDELYAGVVDLGAPLISALFPRAYCDPNREPYELDPAMFSGDLPDHANTRSPRVLAGLGTIARVVASGAEIYAGRLPVAEAERRIARCYRPYHRRLKDLVEIARRAFGWSLLVDCHSMPSVGGPMDRDSGLSRVDVVLGDCFSAACSPVFTQVAEDTFSHLGYRVVRNAPYAGGFTTRHYGQPRQGSHALQIEINRGLYMDEAQHCHGPDFAKVQADISRVASALAAAAQEFGRK